One Capricornis sumatraensis isolate serow.1 chromosome 8, serow.2, whole genome shotgun sequence genomic region harbors:
- the LOC138083260 gene encoding olfactory receptor 8D2-like, producing MTTLNHSSVSEFILEGLTKCPELQLPLFLLFLGIYVITMVGNLGMIFLIAISSQLHSPMYYFLSHLSFIDLCYSSVITPKMLVNFVLEKNVISFLECMAQLYFFLIFVIAEGYLLTAMAYDHYVAICCPLLYNIIMSPRVCSIMMGVVYSLGLFGATVHTTCMSMLSFCGSHVISHYFCDILPLLSLSCSSTHVNEILLFIIGGVNTLAPILAVIISYAFILSSILHIHSIKGWSKAFGTCSSHLMAVVIFFGSITFMYFKPPSSNTMEQEKVSSVFYTTVIPMLNPLIYSLRNKDVKNALRKMLRGK from the coding sequence ATGACGACTTTAAATCATTCTTCAGTGAGTGAATTTATCCTTGAAGGGTTAACAAAATGCCCAGAGCTTCAATTGCCACTCTTCCTCCTGTTCCTTGGAATATATGTGATCACCATGGTGGGGAACCTGGGCATGATCTTCTTAATCGCTATCAGTTCTCAACTTCACTCTCCAATGTAttattttctcagccatttgtcaTTCATTGATCTCTGCTACTCCTCTGTCATTACACCAAAGATGCTGGTGAACTTTGTGTTAGAGAAGAATGTTATTTCCTTCCTGGAATGCATGGCTCAGCTTTACTTCTTCCTTATTTTTGTAATAGCAGAAGGTTATCTTCTCACTGCCATGGCGTATGATCATTATGTTGCAATCTGCTGCccactgctttacaatattatcatGTCCCCTAGGGTCTGTTCCATAATGATGGGTGTAGTATATTCACTGGGCTTGTTTGGGGCCACAGTTCATACTACCTGCATGTCAATGTTGTCCTTTTGTGGGTCTCATGTTATCAGTcattatttttgtgatattcttcCCTTGTTGAGTCTCTCTTGCTCCAGCACCCATGTTAATGAGATACTGTTGTTTATTATTGGAGGAGTTAATACCTTGGCACCGATACTGGCTGTAATCATCTCTTATGCTTTCATCCTCTCTAGTATCCTCCATATTCACTCCATCAAGGGATGGTCCAAAGCCTTTGGCACTTGTAGCTCCCATCTCATGGCTGTGGTTATCTTTTTCGGGTCTATAACATTCATGTATTTCAAGCCTCCTTCGAGCAATACTATGGAACAGGAGAAAGTGTCCTCCGTGTTTTATACCACTGTGATACCCATGCTGAACCCCTTGATCTACAGTTTAAGGAACAAGGACGTGAAGAATGCACTGAGGAAGATGCTTAGGGGAAAGTAA